A stretch of the Polyangiaceae bacterium genome encodes the following:
- a CDS encoding VWA domain-containing protein, giving the protein MAKQLLRALAVVVGLGVIVMGVVFAVRPKVVTRGSSVADLSVVHPSVRVDGAERRGLVRLAPGNKIETDPQGRARLRLDDGTLVLVDKSTALSVGEAKVELGSGRLFVEGVLGARAEISIGEVKVRPGAARVGFDRREGPARVYAANEEIVVVSGTTEHKVRAGESAVLEGGNVSVRAEKAFDDWTGGLAAPWGAAGPPRRAVGEVWGAEAAAKPGDPGSPLTIRSLDLQAKVQPEVAETRVTTTYFNGGSQSVRGDFRMALPPNAIVSRFAWGSDHDLAEGNIAIAARGNAALTPQGHALLEWAGEGWVRGHLPSIASGAAVTVVVEYIEWLPVRRDAGKLLAQYRFPLAAAGEPPLIGEFSAQVDASLAKPRALTASSGANVEGTSVRTRRPDFRPTADLVVDVELAPWDSNARLYLAQKSGDEDASTVLVRADLPDVGPDVGATLALVVDTSGSAEAAELDVSRAFVRAVLDALGDRDQVVVLAADQTVRPVGPKDIGPLDAARKTAILEALGKLAPGGATDLGRALEAGADALPADAPAGVVVYVGDGWATVGDPDVKSVEARLARRAGGKPRVGAVAVGPMSHVRALRALTQGSGPLLFVSDSSEATAAATELVADALRPAFAGVELVLGPEIEQVYPRSARAAFAGTTIEAVGRVRGRSPSTITLRWRDKAGAHEDSLLVALRVAPWPDDVRRRWAKARIDELLLGRRGREAVTDVALRSGLLTPWTGFAVGKVYMGTALEARQLDVALSDVISPWDDVPIGKSANDFGPGALTSVPHPGRVEDRADDKELADAVAAAAGYSVDGAMASVRACRDSRAALRPELAGTLLVSLAIDGSGRPSDVKVRGRSPEANDDALNRCVEVALAGLSYPQSGLATKVRVEREIMLPPPRAALRGTKCSSLSQLPMPLRRGVWRVRLGSEAPFDVYTSAKRQCELNGWADRRALLEIVLLVERDGVRRVQLARALETAGEVESAAFIRREAVRRARSANELVLVKQALVGTESYPMSAFQKRYRAATGDEGRLAVVRQFLTIAPHDGFLKERLIVLLEALGKKDELAEEARRVRVDPFASAEVLADVASALRRLGDEDEARRTFGELSERAPADPWARAFLGDRLRNEGLFDDASRAYAALSELAADEPASVLRSALAHAGAGRLDLARRLLTRVVETGGRSGQASASMLAGHVAAALLAEARSGAGVAKEQTDALTFASLEVPRAEKRHVLLLRTPAALPGLEVKLVRRFGKEKEEIPVDIAAAAMGLYSLAFDPQGAEVELLLTRPEELAPARAYKLRVDTLLPSDALSTPPKLTSSELELPATGKPVTLRWAEGGWVSPGTL; this is encoded by the coding sequence GTGGCTAAGCAGCTGCTCCGTGCCCTGGCCGTGGTGGTTGGCCTGGGCGTGATCGTGATGGGCGTCGTCTTCGCCGTCCGTCCCAAGGTCGTGACCCGGGGCTCGAGCGTCGCGGACCTCTCGGTCGTGCACCCGAGCGTACGGGTGGACGGCGCCGAGCGTCGCGGCTTGGTTCGGCTCGCTCCGGGAAACAAGATCGAAACCGACCCGCAGGGCCGCGCGCGTCTGCGCCTCGACGACGGCACGCTGGTGCTCGTGGACAAGTCCACGGCGCTCAGCGTGGGCGAAGCCAAGGTCGAGCTCGGCTCCGGTCGCTTGTTCGTCGAAGGCGTGCTCGGTGCCCGCGCGGAGATCTCGATCGGCGAGGTCAAGGTGCGGCCCGGCGCGGCGCGGGTGGGCTTCGACCGGCGCGAGGGCCCGGCGCGGGTGTACGCGGCAAACGAAGAGATCGTGGTCGTCTCGGGCACCACCGAGCACAAGGTCCGTGCCGGAGAGTCCGCGGTGCTGGAGGGCGGGAACGTCAGCGTGCGCGCCGAGAAGGCCTTCGACGACTGGACCGGGGGGCTCGCGGCTCCCTGGGGTGCAGCCGGGCCGCCGCGCCGCGCGGTGGGCGAGGTGTGGGGCGCGGAGGCCGCGGCCAAGCCAGGCGATCCGGGCTCGCCGCTCACCATCCGCTCGCTGGATCTCCAGGCCAAGGTCCAGCCCGAGGTCGCCGAGACCCGAGTCACCACCACCTACTTCAACGGCGGCAGCCAGAGCGTGCGCGGTGACTTCCGCATGGCGCTGCCGCCGAACGCCATCGTCTCGCGCTTCGCCTGGGGCAGCGATCACGACCTGGCGGAAGGCAACATCGCCATCGCGGCGCGTGGTAACGCGGCGCTCACGCCGCAAGGTCACGCGCTGCTCGAATGGGCCGGCGAGGGCTGGGTGCGCGGGCATCTGCCGTCCATCGCCAGCGGCGCCGCCGTCACCGTGGTGGTCGAGTACATCGAGTGGCTGCCGGTGCGGCGCGACGCCGGGAAGCTCCTGGCGCAGTACCGCTTCCCGCTGGCCGCCGCCGGAGAGCCTCCGCTGATCGGCGAGTTCTCCGCTCAGGTGGACGCCTCGCTCGCCAAGCCGCGCGCGCTGACCGCCAGCTCCGGCGCCAACGTCGAAGGGACCAGCGTCCGCACCCGCCGCCCGGATTTCCGGCCGACCGCCGATCTGGTCGTGGACGTCGAGCTCGCGCCTTGGGACTCGAACGCGCGGCTCTACCTGGCGCAAAAGAGCGGGGACGAAGACGCCAGCACCGTGCTGGTGCGCGCGGACCTGCCGGACGTGGGCCCGGACGTCGGCGCGACGCTGGCGCTGGTCGTGGACACCTCGGGAAGCGCCGAGGCGGCCGAGCTCGACGTGTCGCGGGCGTTCGTGCGCGCGGTCCTGGACGCCCTCGGCGACAGGGACCAGGTGGTGGTGTTGGCGGCCGATCAGACCGTGCGCCCCGTCGGTCCGAAGGACATCGGGCCGCTCGACGCGGCGCGAAAGACGGCCATCCTCGAGGCGCTCGGCAAGCTCGCGCCGGGCGGAGCGACCGACCTCGGGCGAGCGCTGGAGGCGGGCGCGGACGCGCTGCCGGCCGACGCTCCCGCGGGCGTGGTGGTGTACGTGGGCGACGGCTGGGCAACGGTCGGCGACCCGGACGTGAAGAGCGTGGAAGCGCGGCTGGCGCGCCGGGCAGGCGGCAAGCCACGCGTCGGCGCCGTCGCGGTCGGTCCCATGTCCCATGTGCGGGCGCTGCGCGCGCTGACCCAAGGGTCCGGGCCGCTGCTGTTCGTCTCGGACTCGTCCGAGGCCACCGCCGCTGCGACCGAGCTGGTGGCGGACGCGCTGCGTCCGGCGTTCGCTGGAGTGGAGCTAGTGCTCGGACCCGAGATCGAGCAGGTGTACCCGCGCAGCGCTCGGGCAGCGTTCGCCGGCACCACCATCGAGGCCGTCGGACGCGTGCGCGGTCGCTCGCCCAGCACCATCACGCTGCGCTGGCGTGACAAGGCAGGAGCTCACGAAGACTCCCTGCTGGTCGCGCTTCGGGTCGCACCGTGGCCGGACGACGTGCGGCGCCGCTGGGCCAAGGCGCGCATCGACGAGCTGCTCCTCGGGCGGCGCGGCCGCGAGGCGGTGACCGACGTCGCCCTGCGCTCGGGACTGCTGACCCCATGGACGGGATTTGCGGTCGGGAAGGTGTACATGGGGACGGCCCTCGAGGCGCGCCAGCTCGACGTGGCGCTCTCGGACGTCATCTCACCCTGGGACGACGTGCCCATCGGCAAGTCGGCCAACGACTTCGGGCCGGGCGCGCTGACCAGCGTCCCGCACCCCGGGCGCGTCGAGGATCGCGCGGACGACAAGGAGCTCGCGGACGCGGTGGCCGCGGCGGCTGGCTACAGCGTCGACGGCGCGATGGCGTCGGTGCGAGCCTGCCGGGACTCGCGCGCCGCGCTCCGCCCGGAGCTCGCCGGCACGTTGCTCGTGTCGCTGGCCATCGACGGCAGCGGACGCCCGAGCGACGTGAAGGTGCGCGGGCGGAGCCCCGAGGCCAACGACGACGCGCTGAACCGCTGCGTCGAGGTCGCCCTCGCCGGCCTGTCCTACCCCCAGAGCGGACTCGCCACGAAGGTGCGGGTGGAGCGCGAGATCATGCTGCCACCGCCGCGCGCGGCGCTCCGGGGCACGAAGTGCTCGTCGCTGTCGCAGCTGCCGATGCCGCTCCGCCGCGGAGTCTGGCGGGTGCGCCTGGGATCGGAAGCGCCTTTCGACGTGTACACCTCCGCCAAGCGTCAGTGCGAGCTGAACGGTTGGGCCGATCGCCGCGCGTTGCTCGAGATCGTGCTGCTCGTCGAGCGCGACGGCGTACGCCGCGTGCAGCTCGCGCGCGCGCTCGAGACCGCGGGCGAGGTGGAGTCCGCGGCCTTCATCCGCCGCGAAGCGGTGCGGCGCGCACGCTCCGCGAACGAGCTGGTGTTGGTCAAGCAGGCGCTCGTCGGCACCGAGTCGTATCCGATGTCCGCGTTCCAGAAGCGCTACCGCGCGGCGACTGGCGACGAAGGCCGCCTCGCCGTCGTCCGGCAGTTCCTGACCATCGCGCCCCACGACGGCTTCCTCAAGGAGCGCCTGATCGTGCTCCTCGAGGCGCTGGGCAAAAAGGACGAGCTCGCCGAGGAAGCACGCCGCGTCCGCGTCGATCCGTTCGCGTCGGCCGAAGTGCTCGCGGACGTCGCCAGCGCTCTGCGCCGTCTGGGCGACGAAGACGAGGCGCGTCGCACCTTTGGCGAGCTCAGCGAGCGAGCGCCCGCCGACCCTTGGGCGCGGGCCTTCCTGGGTGATCGCCTGCGAAACGAGGGGCTCTTCGACGACGCTAGCCGTGCCTACGCGGCGCTGTCGGAGCTCGCCGCGGACGAGCCTGCCAGCGTGCTCCGGAGCGCATTGGCGCACGCCGGCGCCGGGCGCCTGGACCTGGCCCGGCGCTTGCTCACCCGAGTGGTCGAGACCGGAGGTCGCTCCGGTCAGGCTTCGGCGTCCATGCTCGCGGGGCATGTGGCTGCAGCGCTGCTGGCTGAGGCCCGTTCGGGAGCGGGCGTCGCGAAGGAGCAGACGGACGCGCTGACCTTCGCGTCCCTCGAGGTGCCGCGAGCGGAGAAGCGCCACGTCTTGCTCTTGAGGACGCCCGCGGCACTGCCGGGGCTGGAGGTGAAGCTCGTGCGCCGCTTCGGCAAGGAGAAGGAGGAGATCCCCGTGGACATCGCCGCCGCGGCGATGGGCCTCTACTCCCTGGCTTTCGACCCACAGGGAGCCGAGGTCGAGCTCCTGCTCACGCGCCCCGAGGAGCTCGCACCGGCGCGCGCGTACAAGCTGCGGGTGGACACGCTCCTGCCCTCGGATGCCCTGAGCACGCCACCGAAGCTCACGTCGTCGGAGCTCGAGCTGCCGGCGACGGGCAAGCCGGTGACGCTGCGCTGGGCGGAGGGCGGCTGGGTCAGCCCCGGCACGTTGTGA
- a CDS encoding gamma-glutamylcyclotransferase produces the protein MTTPGPVTFRLFVYGTFLSGEREHDVIAKAKCHGVVKTARGYSLVEARAMAGLLEGGDSEVTGELWEVGYDVLNACDKRRDHPALYIRRDVRLADGSVAHAYFLRHEQARGLRRIRSGDWRQRFAVAKPASGAWGRWAKSGR, from the coding sequence TTGACCACGCCGGGCCCCGTCACCTTTCGGCTCTTCGTCTACGGCACGTTCCTGTCCGGGGAGCGTGAGCACGACGTCATCGCCAAGGCCAAGTGCCACGGCGTGGTGAAGACGGCGCGGGGCTACTCGCTGGTCGAGGCCCGCGCCATGGCAGGCCTCTTGGAGGGCGGGGACTCGGAGGTGACCGGCGAGCTCTGGGAGGTCGGCTACGACGTGCTGAACGCCTGCGACAAGCGCCGCGATCATCCCGCGCTCTACATCCGGCGCGACGTGCGCCTGGCCGATGGCTCCGTCGCCCATGCCTATTTCCTGCGCCACGAACAGGCGCGAGGCTTACGGCGGATCCGCAGCGGAGACTGGCGCCAGCGCTTCGCAGTCGCGAAGCCGGCGTCCGGCGCCTGGGGGCGCTGGGCGAAATCGGGCAGGTGA
- a CDS encoding PilZ domain-containing protein has protein sequence MQSEESEVEMEKRTSPRTKTNVILSARQGKVSYTLKCTELSQTGLLLCVPRALKQTPWPYLRATLLLNDGPVHLLARRVGERGNRLAYSFLVLDDASEARLTDFLFDCLYEQQVGSRRQPRRRAA, from the coding sequence GTGCAGAGTGAGGAGTCGGAGGTCGAGATGGAGAAGCGCACCAGCCCCCGCACCAAGACCAACGTCATCCTCAGCGCCCGCCAGGGAAAGGTGAGCTACACGCTCAAGTGCACCGAGCTGTCGCAGACGGGTCTCCTCCTCTGCGTGCCCAGAGCGCTGAAGCAGACTCCCTGGCCCTACCTCCGCGCGACCCTGCTCTTGAACGACGGACCCGTGCACCTGCTCGCGCGCCGGGTGGGCGAGCGTGGCAACCGGCTCGCGTACTCGTTCCTGGTGCTCGACGACGCTTCGGAGGCGCGCTTGACTGACTTCCTGTTCGACTGCCTGTACGAGCAGCAGGTGGGCTCGCGACGACAGCCGCGCCGCCGCGCCGCCTGA
- a CDS encoding propionate--CoA ligase, producing the protein MPTSYRELHRRSIEEPEAFWAEQAARIDWHVPFERVLDDSRPPFSRWFVGGELNLCHNAVDRHLAERGEQTALIYVSTETEERKTFTYRELHAEVQRMAAVLQSLGVGRGDRVLIYMPMIPEAVLAMLATVRVGAIHSVVFGGFAAHSLATRIDDARPKLLISADAGMRGGRPVPYKHLVDEALGLAEHPPEKVLLVDRGLDPDMPRVAGRDVDYPKLRAEHLHATVPCAFVESSHPSYILYTSGTTGLPKGVQRDTGGYAVALASSMRLIYDANPGETFFATSDIGWVVGHSYIVYGPLIHGMATVVYEGTPLRPDPGIWWRIVEEQRVSVMFSAPTAVRVLKKQDPEHMRRHDLSSLRHLFLAGEPLDEPTARWIGEALGKPVYDHYWQTETGWPLLTALPGVEKHPTKLGSPSFPAYGYDVRVLHESSGEEVAAGEKGVVCVRPPLPPGCLSTVWGQDQRFVQTYFSMFPGQLVYTTFDWGIRDADGYFFILGRTDDVINVAGHRLGTREIEEAVSAHPGVAECAVVGVEDPLKGQMPVCFAVARDPETVASVEDRVRLAREVLATVDTQLGAIARPREVHFVSQLPKTRSGKVLRRSIQALAEGRDPGDLTTLDDPAGIEQIRRAVKRES; encoded by the coding sequence ATGCCGACGTCGTATCGCGAGCTCCACCGTCGCTCCATCGAGGAGCCGGAGGCGTTCTGGGCCGAGCAAGCCGCTCGCATCGACTGGCACGTGCCGTTCGAACGCGTGCTCGACGACTCGCGCCCGCCGTTCAGCCGCTGGTTCGTCGGTGGCGAGCTCAACTTGTGCCACAACGCCGTGGACCGGCACCTGGCCGAGCGCGGCGAGCAGACGGCCCTGATCTACGTCTCCACTGAGACCGAGGAGCGGAAGACCTTCACCTATCGTGAGCTCCACGCCGAGGTGCAACGCATGGCGGCAGTGCTCCAGAGCCTCGGCGTCGGCCGCGGCGACCGCGTGCTGATCTACATGCCGATGATCCCGGAGGCGGTGCTCGCCATGCTGGCCACCGTGCGCGTCGGCGCCATCCACTCGGTGGTGTTCGGCGGTTTCGCCGCGCATTCACTGGCCACGCGCATCGACGACGCCCGGCCCAAGCTCTTGATCAGCGCCGACGCCGGCATGCGGGGGGGCAGGCCGGTGCCGTACAAGCACCTGGTGGACGAGGCCCTCGGCCTGGCCGAGCACCCACCCGAGAAGGTGCTCTTGGTGGACCGCGGGCTCGATCCCGACATGCCTCGCGTGGCGGGGCGCGACGTCGACTACCCCAAGCTCCGAGCCGAGCACCTTCACGCGACGGTGCCTTGCGCCTTCGTGGAATCGAGCCACCCATCGTACATTCTCTACACGTCGGGCACGACGGGGCTGCCCAAGGGCGTGCAGCGAGACACGGGCGGTTACGCCGTGGCGCTCGCGAGCTCGATGCGCCTGATCTACGACGCCAACCCCGGCGAGACGTTCTTCGCTACCTCCGACATCGGCTGGGTCGTGGGTCACTCGTACATCGTGTATGGGCCGCTGATCCACGGCATGGCCACCGTGGTCTACGAGGGAACGCCGCTCAGGCCCGACCCAGGCATCTGGTGGCGCATCGTGGAGGAGCAGCGCGTGAGCGTGATGTTCTCGGCTCCCACCGCGGTCCGCGTGCTGAAGAAGCAGGACCCCGAGCACATGCGGCGCCACGATCTGTCGTCCCTGCGCCACCTGTTCCTGGCGGGCGAGCCCCTCGACGAGCCGACCGCGCGCTGGATCGGCGAGGCGCTCGGCAAACCGGTGTACGACCACTACTGGCAGACGGAGACCGGCTGGCCGCTGCTCACGGCCCTGCCGGGCGTCGAGAAGCACCCGACCAAGCTCGGCAGCCCGAGCTTTCCCGCCTACGGGTACGACGTCCGCGTCCTGCACGAGTCGAGCGGCGAAGAGGTGGCCGCGGGCGAGAAGGGCGTCGTCTGCGTGCGACCGCCGCTGCCCCCCGGCTGCTTGTCCACGGTGTGGGGTCAGGACCAGCGCTTCGTGCAGACCTACTTCTCGATGTTCCCCGGCCAGCTCGTCTACACCACGTTCGACTGGGGGATTCGCGACGCCGACGGCTACTTCTTCATCCTGGGGCGCACGGACGACGTGATCAACGTCGCGGGACACCGGCTCGGCACCCGGGAGATCGAGGAGGCCGTGTCGGCGCATCCCGGTGTCGCCGAGTGCGCCGTGGTCGGCGTCGAGGATCCTCTCAAGGGGCAGATGCCGGTGTGCTTCGCGGTGGCGCGAGATCCGGAGACGGTCGCCAGCGTCGAGGACCGCGTGCGGCTGGCGCGGGAGGTGCTGGCGACGGTGGACACGCAGCTCGGCGCCATCGCGCGGCCGCGGGAGGTGCACTTCGTGAGCCAGCTGCCCAAGACTCGCTCGGGCAAGGTGCTGCGCCGCTCGATCCAGGCGCTGGCGGAGGGGCGCGATCCGGGGGACCTAACCACCCTGGACGACCCGGCGGGCATCGAGCAGATCCGACGCGCGGTGAAGCGCGAATCATGA